A genomic window from Thermococcus nautili includes:
- a CDS encoding ATP-binding cassette domain-containing protein: MEKSNVEFILDMAEELRRENVRFFFLDERWIDEGRDIDLCLHREDTEKFDKIARKMGFRFLSKFPPWKRFYVTYRSGDIILLDVHLGKYEGVSQEILGFGESYWLDPTRQVFYYIYRIGLGEPITKYEKYMKMHLPRVDFNRLEGYLRVYFRNSKELVDKLKGERFNELKPEHRLKHTLTRGLYFGRNTLFKTLRWFWRLFHPAPHVVFLGPNGSGKTTLAKAVVEVAKKGKFKPYYEYGGRYTFRCLKPLNWARSKAKKEAKNVETAVDGGRKKEIVRYNSRAIRLVIPFIYYIEYLLRTLCIYPKRLKYKLVVTDRWFYDLITSPNASKGLTRTLSKLLPKPTLVVYVYNDPDVLVERRKGLSRELIENQLRDFELMSNVFDLRVKSDSKERALEEVMNAIIERL, encoded by the coding sequence ATGGAGAAGTCAAACGTTGAGTTCATCCTTGATATGGCAGAAGAACTCAGGCGGGAAAACGTTAGGTTCTTCTTCCTCGATGAACGCTGGATAGACGAGGGGAGAGACATTGACCTGTGCCTTCACAGAGAAGATACCGAAAAGTTCGATAAAATCGCGAGAAAGATGGGCTTCAGATTCCTTTCTAAGTTCCCCCCATGGAAGAGGTTTTACGTTACCTACAGAAGCGGCGATATAATCCTCCTTGATGTCCACCTTGGAAAATATGAGGGAGTTTCCCAAGAGATACTCGGCTTCGGGGAAAGTTACTGGCTCGACCCAACGAGACAGGTTTTCTACTACATCTATCGCATTGGGCTGGGGGAGCCGATTACCAAGTACGAGAAGTACATGAAAATGCACCTTCCGCGCGTTGATTTCAACAGGCTTGAGGGTTACCTACGGGTTTACTTCAGGAACAGCAAAGAACTCGTGGACAAGCTCAAGGGAGAACGTTTCAATGAGCTAAAGCCCGAACACAGACTGAAACACACCCTTACCCGGGGACTGTACTTTGGAAGGAACACCCTTTTCAAGACCCTGCGCTGGTTCTGGAGGCTCTTTCACCCCGCACCCCACGTGGTCTTCCTCGGACCCAACGGAAGCGGGAAGACGACCCTCGCAAAGGCAGTGGTAGAGGTTGCAAAGAAAGGAAAGTTCAAGCCCTACTACGAGTATGGAGGGAGATATACCTTCAGATGCCTCAAACCCCTGAACTGGGCAAGAAGCAAGGCAAAAAAAGAGGCAAAGAACGTCGAGACCGCAGTCGATGGAGGAAGGAAAAAGGAGATAGTGCGGTATAACTCCCGAGCTATTCGTCTGGTAATACCCTTCATCTACTACATCGAATACCTGCTCAGAACGCTCTGTATCTATCCGAAGAGGCTAAAATACAAGCTTGTCGTTACTGACAGATGGTTCTACGACCTCATAACCTCCCCAAACGCATCAAAGGGCCTGACGAGAACACTATCAAAACTGCTCCCTAAGCCAACGCTCGTGGTTTACGTTTACAACGACCCCGACGTTCTCGTTGAAAGGAGAAAGGGACTGTCGAGGGAGCTTATTGAAAACCAGCTGAGGGACTTTGAGCTCATGAGCAACGTCTTCGACCTGAGGGTGAAGAGTGACTCAAAGGAGAGAGCCCTTGAGGAAGTCATGAACGCCATCATTGAGAGGCTTTAG
- a CDS encoding FkbM family methyltransferase, with the protein MNLRGMLRGFRYLVSETKNPLELLRQYRRGGTLQVRCRDGFEFEVESMDVYFVSSVAALCSLLKKGIVELREGVPVIGDCPVNVNVGVTMLEISESSRFLCVSGVPFIEFTYREPLRFMLLPGFMGLQGIKETFFEGNYGVFDFNKKRVLDVGGFIGDTTVYFAKSGAREVVAVEPLFHEVLAENVRLNGVEERVTLVKGAFSNAPGTTTVHLNENWAGASSEFINRLRGDGREVIVPNVPATEFFEKFGEFDIAKIDCEGCEYRVLGEVLMHVTEGAVVEFHFWTNELRNLYNKTLAELRSRGYSVEVYRKSSSVSLARIIPR; encoded by the coding sequence ATGAACCTAAGAGGGATGCTCCGAGGATTTCGGTACCTGGTTTCGGAGACGAAGAACCCCCTTGAACTTCTTCGCCAATACCGCCGGGGAGGAACACTTCAAGTGAGATGCAGGGATGGTTTTGAGTTTGAAGTGGAATCCATGGATGTGTACTTTGTGTCGTCTGTTGCGGCACTGTGTAGTCTTCTTAAGAAAGGCATCGTTGAGCTTCGAGAAGGTGTTCCTGTAATTGGGGACTGCCCTGTTAACGTGAACGTTGGGGTTACGATGTTGGAAATCTCTGAGAGTTCAAGGTTCCTGTGCGTTAGTGGCGTTCCCTTCATTGAGTTCACTTATAGAGAGCCCCTTCGGTTTATGCTTCTTCCGGGGTTTATGGGACTTCAAGGCATAAAGGAGACTTTCTTTGAAGGCAACTATGGAGTCTTTGACTTCAATAAAAAGCGAGTTCTTGACGTGGGGGGATTCATAGGAGACACGACGGTATACTTCGCTAAAAGTGGCGCCAGAGAAGTCGTGGCAGTTGAACCGCTTTTCCATGAAGTTCTTGCCGAAAACGTTCGACTGAATGGAGTGGAAGAACGCGTAACTCTTGTGAAGGGAGCTTTTAGCAACGCGCCCGGAACAACGACGGTTCACCTTAATGAGAACTGGGCGGGAGCATCGTCCGAGTTTATTAATCGGCTCAGGGGAGATGGAAGGGAAGTGATAGTTCCAAACGTCCCCGCCACCGAATTTTTTGAAAAGTTTGGAGAATTTGACATTGCGAAGATTGATTGCGAGGGCTGTGAGTACCGTGTTCTGGGGGAGGTCCTCATGCATGTAACTGAAGGTGCTGTTGTTGAGTTTCACTTCTGGACGAATGAACTGAGAAACCTGTACAACAAAACGCTGGCTGAGCTCAGGAGTAGAGGGTATTCGGTTGAAGTCTACAGGAAGTCGAGTTCAGTTTCACTGGCTAGGATAATTCCCCGATGA
- a CDS encoding UDP-glucose dehydrogenase family protein, translating into MRVSVIGSGYVGLVTGMGFVKLGNEVIFVDVDERKIEMINKAQPPIYEEGLEELMREFRGKYRATKDYREAILNSDVTFIAVGTPSREDGSIDLTYVEQASREIGRALREKDDYHVVVVKSTVLPGTTENVVKPIIERESGKKAFKDFGLAMNPEFLREGVALKDFLNPDRIVIGVLDERTREVLGELYAPIDAPKLFTDIKTAEMIKYASNAFLATKISFANEIGNICKRLGIDSWKVFEGVGLDHRISPYFFRTGIGWGGSCFPKDVKALIRKAEEIGENPIILKAVVEVNERQPLKLIELLRRHVPELRGKTIGVLGLAFKPDTDDVRETRAYVIIKKLLEEGARVVAYDPQAMENFKRFYPDVGEQIEYASSGREVLEGSDAVLIVTEWREFEELDYSGKIVIDGRRVRKAEETAEIYEGVCW; encoded by the coding sequence ATGAGGGTTTCGGTTATCGGTTCGGGTTACGTTGGTCTGGTAACTGGGATGGGTTTTGTCAAGCTGGGGAACGAAGTCATCTTCGTGGACGTTGACGAGAGGAAAATCGAGATGATAAACAAGGCTCAACCCCCAATTTACGAGGAAGGCCTCGAAGAACTCATGAGAGAATTCAGGGGAAAGTACCGGGCAACCAAGGACTACCGTGAGGCCATCCTCAACTCGGACGTGACTTTTATTGCCGTTGGAACTCCATCGCGCGAGGACGGGTCAATCGACCTGACCTACGTCGAGCAGGCTTCGAGGGAAATCGGAAGAGCCCTCCGCGAGAAGGATGACTATCACGTTGTCGTCGTCAAGAGCACTGTCCTTCCCGGGACAACAGAGAATGTTGTTAAACCCATAATCGAAAGGGAGTCGGGCAAAAAGGCTTTCAAAGACTTCGGCCTTGCGATGAATCCTGAATTCCTGCGTGAGGGCGTGGCTTTGAAGGACTTCCTCAACCCGGATAGGATTGTAATTGGAGTCCTGGATGAGCGGACGAGGGAGGTTTTGGGGGAGCTTTACGCGCCTATTGACGCGCCTAAACTCTTCACGGACATTAAGACTGCTGAGATGATTAAGTACGCTTCAAACGCCTTCCTGGCAACAAAAATTAGCTTTGCCAATGAGATTGGGAACATTTGTAAGAGGCTTGGCATTGACTCGTGGAAGGTGTTTGAGGGTGTTGGGTTGGACCATAGGATTAGTCCGTACTTCTTCAGGACGGGAATTGGTTGGGGTGGCTCGTGCTTCCCGAAGGACGTTAAGGCACTCATCAGGAAGGCGGAAGAAATTGGAGAGAATCCCATCATCCTTAAAGCCGTTGTTGAGGTTAATGAGAGGCAGCCGTTGAAGTTGATTGAGCTCCTCAGGAGGCATGTCCCCGAGTTGAGGGGTAAGACCATTGGCGTTCTCGGTTTGGCGTTTAAGCCGGACACGGATGATGTTAGGGAGACGAGGGCGTATGTTATTATCAAGAAGCTCCTTGAGGAGGGTGCGAGGGTTGTTGCTTACGACCCACAGGCAATGGAGAATTTCAAGCGCTTTTATCCGGACGTTGGTGAGCAGATAGAGTACGCGAGCTCTGGAAGAGAAGTTCTTGAGGGGAGTGATGCCGTTCTCATTGTAACCGAGTGGAGGGAGTTTGAGGAGCTGGATTACTCTGGGAAAATCGTGATTGACGGGAGGCGTGTAAGGAAGGCCGAGGAGACGGCTGAAATTTATGAGGGGGTATGCTGGTAG
- a CDS encoding glycosyltransferase family 4 protein, whose translation MAKERGKVCIVAPSFDEPNKKHEGRTKMIARLYRFLQESGIPVSTNLENCSIIHINSSGIFELIKYSKLPQERKIYSLYSNLKTNPLNVLRDTLDFLRIRNPEIRENSLKNIIIRTALTMAVCSTPTAFIRSLVEKTVSVAVFSNRYTARRIGARNGRVIRIGIDLRKFQECPKKRKRSITIGYVGHPSTSKGILEVVEIMKKLKGVRKVLFLSNPARIKAEKLTGTDGDIEVKGPQEDLKAMYSSIDVLILPYRHELSSIATPLVLLEAMACGVAVVTSSIEHLKEAGEDAVLYAEPGNVADFVKKVQYLIENPKVRKKLGRRAKHLVRKNYDERTMLQSYLNLYEEIGD comes from the coding sequence ATGGCTAAAGAAAGGGGAAAGGTCTGTATAGTTGCACCCAGCTTCGATGAGCCCAACAAGAAGCACGAGGGCAGAACGAAGATGATAGCCCGCCTCTACCGATTCCTTCAGGAATCTGGGATACCTGTCTCGACGAACCTTGAGAACTGCTCAATCATCCATATTAACTCCTCCGGCATCTTTGAGCTGATAAAATATTCAAAGCTCCCCCAAGAGCGTAAAATTTACTCCCTGTACTCCAACCTGAAAACGAACCCCCTGAACGTGCTTAGGGACACACTCGATTTTCTGAGAATTCGGAATCCGGAGATTAGAGAAAACTCGCTGAAGAACATAATCATTAGAACAGCCCTCACAATGGCTGTATGTTCAACGCCCACTGCATTCATAAGGTCGCTCGTTGAGAAGACCGTTAGTGTGGCAGTGTTCTCAAACAGGTATACGGCCAGGAGGATAGGGGCTAGAAACGGACGGGTTATCAGGATAGGAATAGACCTCAGGAAATTCCAAGAGTGTCCCAAAAAAAGGAAAAGAAGCATAACCATTGGATACGTTGGTCACCCCTCCACAAGCAAGGGCATCCTTGAGGTAGTCGAGATTATGAAGAAACTGAAGGGCGTCAGGAAGGTTCTGTTCCTCTCGAATCCCGCAAGGATTAAAGCCGAAAAACTTACGGGAACTGACGGGGACATCGAGGTTAAGGGACCCCAGGAGGACCTAAAAGCCATGTACTCTTCCATTGACGTTCTGATTCTTCCATACAGGCACGAGCTGTCGAGTATAGCAACGCCTCTCGTTCTGCTCGAAGCGATGGCCTGTGGAGTGGCGGTGGTTACGTCCAGTATAGAACACCTTAAGGAGGCTGGAGAAGACGCCGTCCTCTACGCAGAGCCAGGTAACGTTGCCGATTTCGTGAAGAAGGTTCAGTACCTGATAGAGAATCCCAAGGTCAGGAAGAAACTAGGGAGGCGTGCAAAACACCTTGTTAGAAAAAATTACGACGAAAGAACCATGCTCCAGTCTTATCTAAACCTCTATGAAGAAATCGGTGATTAA
- a CDS encoding flippase: MSDRIKGELGKVARGGVLSLIGLVASAIFAFLARALVGRTFGPVQYGAYSLTLTVFSIALVLAMFGLPTGLPRQVSYFFTKNRKRVGELVSTTLILVTITSTLTLAILLPLTERLAGLLTANPEGRELLKSLLPLVLLGLPFAALMNTLIAVAQGYKRVREYVYYGKIGFPLTYLVLAFLAVYVIGSLRSVIIAYVVSYLIILMMLLRDLRRAGIVPGISFSRDLVGVIVLFSLPLLTSNIVAMVLTWTDSLMLGHYLGSGVVGLYTSASPLARFISMTVMALMTIYTPVVTGFFAEGKLELVERFYAITSKWSVLLTFPLLFLFVEYPEQVIGTLFGPSYTEASKVLVILSLGFALVAIAGPLIQTLVTMGKTVDNMKGDIMGAMLNIFLNYTLIQSFGMIGAAIATFASYATTTTYKLSVLIRSGIKPYGKRHALLLADAGVILAIFHFIKVTGIIQALVATAVATLLFYGIAVLVGVPEKEDVELIKSAGEKYGVPVDWLIRILGRTSREEF; the protein is encoded by the coding sequence ATGAGTGATAGAATAAAGGGCGAACTCGGGAAAGTTGCAAGGGGAGGAGTGCTCTCGCTAATAGGACTCGTCGCGTCGGCGATTTTTGCCTTCCTCGCCAGAGCGTTAGTGGGACGAACGTTCGGACCGGTACAGTACGGTGCCTATAGCCTAACCCTCACGGTCTTTTCGATAGCACTCGTTCTGGCAATGTTCGGCCTGCCAACGGGGCTTCCAAGGCAGGTCTCGTACTTCTTCACGAAGAACAGGAAACGGGTGGGGGAACTCGTATCAACGACACTCATCCTAGTAACGATAACATCAACGCTGACACTTGCAATCCTTCTCCCACTAACGGAGAGGCTTGCCGGCCTGCTAACCGCAAATCCTGAAGGTAGGGAGCTGCTAAAGTCCCTCCTTCCCCTCGTGCTTCTGGGACTGCCCTTTGCGGCCCTCATGAACACCCTCATAGCCGTTGCCCAGGGGTACAAAAGGGTACGCGAATACGTCTACTACGGCAAAATTGGATTTCCCCTGACGTATCTGGTGCTTGCATTCCTCGCGGTATACGTTATAGGGAGCTTGAGGTCAGTTATTATTGCCTACGTCGTGTCGTACCTGATAATCCTGATGATGCTGCTAAGGGACCTCAGAAGGGCAGGAATCGTGCCGGGAATCTCCTTTTCCAGAGACCTAGTAGGAGTTATTGTTCTCTTCTCCCTCCCCTTACTGACGTCCAACATAGTGGCCATGGTTCTCACGTGGACTGACTCCCTGATGCTCGGACACTACCTCGGAAGCGGGGTGGTTGGACTTTACACTTCAGCCAGCCCCCTGGCGAGATTTATCTCAATGACTGTGATGGCGCTTATGACGATTTATACCCCAGTGGTTACTGGGTTCTTCGCCGAGGGCAAACTTGAGCTCGTGGAAAGGTTCTACGCTATAACCTCTAAATGGTCAGTCCTCTTGACCTTTCCCCTACTGTTCCTCTTCGTTGAATATCCCGAGCAGGTCATTGGAACGCTGTTTGGACCTAGCTACACGGAGGCCTCTAAGGTTCTCGTTATCCTCTCCCTCGGGTTTGCCCTCGTTGCAATTGCCGGCCCTCTCATCCAGACGTTAGTAACGATGGGAAAAACTGTAGACAACATGAAAGGCGACATTATGGGGGCAATGCTGAATATATTCCTAAACTACACTCTGATTCAGTCGTTTGGAATGATTGGAGCCGCCATAGCAACCTTCGCATCATACGCGACAACAACAACGTACAAACTCTCAGTCTTAATAAGGTCTGGGATTAAACCCTACGGAAAACGGCACGCCCTCCTCCTCGCAGATGCCGGGGTCATCTTGGCAATATTCCACTTCATTAAAGTCACTGGAATAATCCAAGCTCTCGTTGCAACTGCAGTTGCAACACTCTTGTTCTATGGAATCGCCGTGCTCGTGGGCGTTCCCGAGAAAGAAGACGTTGAATTGATAAAGAGCGCGGGCGAGAAATACGGCGTGCCGGTAGACTGGTTAATAAGGATACTCGGTAGAACATCACGTGAAGAGTTTTAA
- a CDS encoding glycosyltransferase: MRVCLIVRRLSTKAGGIAVYTRNLIRTLEREGHEVELSSGERFSYLLWQFFKVPLWLVRSRCDAYHAVGVIESITLPLFKPKAEKRVTIHDLIPLKHPRKGLKGLFERFFIRLGLLSARKCDVIYAVSHLTKVDLVRFAGIPEDKITVIHQPIDERFLIEPPRAGKFREPGKFMVGYISRMDYHKRHAPLVELFKQWDNPNARLLLAGTGEEFERVKKLAEGDERIKLLGFIPDEELVDFYDSLDVYVHASKYEGWGLPIVEALARGKPVIVFDDAEIPKEVKELCLRVSSLRFMEALEVLYLNRKTLRKLLARKSRGGDDEIPVRE; encoded by the coding sequence ATGAGGGTTTGCCTAATCGTCCGACGCCTGAGCACCAAGGCCGGTGGAATAGCGGTTTACACCCGCAACTTAATCAGAACCCTTGAGCGTGAGGGGCACGAGGTTGAACTATCGTCCGGCGAGAGGTTTTCATACCTTCTCTGGCAGTTCTTCAAGGTTCCCCTCTGGCTCGTCCGCTCCAGGTGCGACGCCTACCATGCGGTTGGTGTTATAGAGAGCATAACCCTCCCGCTTTTCAAGCCAAAGGCAGAGAAGAGGGTAACCATCCACGACCTCATCCCGCTGAAGCACCCGAGGAAGGGACTCAAGGGCCTCTTCGAGCGCTTCTTCATTCGCCTCGGCCTTCTCTCGGCGAGGAAATGCGATGTGATTTATGCTGTCTCACACCTGACGAAGGTTGACCTCGTCCGCTTTGCGGGAATCCCGGAGGATAAGATAACCGTCATTCACCAGCCGATAGACGAGCGCTTTCTCATCGAACCGCCCCGCGCTGGAAAGTTCCGGGAGCCGGGGAAGTTTATGGTGGGCTACATTTCAAGGATGGACTACCACAAGAGGCACGCCCCCCTCGTTGAACTGTTTAAGCAATGGGACAATCCGAACGCGAGGCTCCTTTTAGCTGGAACCGGAGAGGAGTTCGAACGCGTTAAAAAGCTGGCTGAAGGTGATGAACGGATAAAGCTCCTCGGCTTCATACCCGATGAGGAGCTGGTTGATTTCTACGACTCGCTCGACGTCTACGTCCACGCCTCAAAGTACGAGGGCTGGGGCCTGCCGATTGTTGAAGCGCTGGCGAGGGGAAAGCCGGTTATCGTTTTCGACGATGCGGAGATACCGAAGGAGGTCAAGGAGTTGTGTTTGAGGGTCTCTTCACTCCGATTTATGGAGGCTCTAGAGGTGCTCTATCTGAACAGGAAAACCCTGAGAAAGCTTCTTGCCAGAAAGTCCCGCGGTGGTGACGATGAGATTCCTGTTCGTGAGTGA
- a CDS encoding glycosyltransferase family 4 protein, giving the protein MKVIASPAYSNRLLNPYNYLLYSHVSKFGVEVEDFSVSRILLSRWNVWHLHWPEGYLNNPSLLKASLFTEGLLALLRLSRKRGIKIVWTVHNLRSHERYHELLENRFWKHFTSLVDGYIVLSETGRRELLKHYPHLENVPGFVIPHGHYRGVYPNEISREDSRRLLGLPSDAVVISFIGQIRAYKNVPRLMDVFMELSDNNVYLVIAGKPRNSEIRSVIEHKARLCQRIRPYLGFIPPEKIQIFLNSADLVVLPYSEIFHSGTALLALSFNRPVLVPNRGAMYELQRAVGRKWVMVYEPELTPDTLEHAINWALKTTRSREAPLSKFEWENIARETVNAYRVILQK; this is encoded by the coding sequence ATGAAAGTAATAGCCTCCCCAGCGTATAGCAATAGGTTGTTAAATCCATACAACTACCTCCTCTATAGCCATGTCTCAAAGTTTGGGGTTGAAGTAGAGGACTTCTCGGTGTCTCGGATTTTGCTAAGCCGCTGGAATGTATGGCATCTTCACTGGCCCGAGGGTTATTTAAACAATCCATCACTTTTAAAGGCTAGTTTGTTTACAGAAGGTCTGTTGGCCCTTTTACGCCTTTCCCGGAAGCGGGGAATTAAAATAGTCTGGACCGTCCACAACTTGCGTTCTCATGAGCGCTATCATGAGCTTCTCGAAAACAGATTTTGGAAACACTTTACGAGTCTTGTTGATGGGTATATTGTACTGAGTGAAACTGGACGTAGAGAACTTCTAAAACACTATCCCCACTTGGAAAACGTCCCTGGTTTTGTTATTCCCCACGGACATTACAGAGGTGTGTACCCCAACGAAATCTCCCGCGAGGACTCTAGAAGGTTGCTGGGTTTGCCTTCTGATGCTGTTGTGATATCATTTATTGGTCAGATTCGAGCTTACAAGAACGTCCCGCGTCTAATGGACGTTTTTATGGAGCTCAGCGATAACAACGTCTATCTTGTCATAGCAGGTAAACCTAGGAACTCTGAGATTCGTAGTGTTATAGAGCATAAGGCAAGACTTTGTCAAAGGATTAGGCCATATTTGGGATTTATCCCTCCTGAAAAAATCCAAATTTTCTTGAATTCTGCAGATTTAGTCGTTTTGCCTTATTCGGAGATTTTCCACTCTGGAACAGCGTTGCTGGCGTTGTCCTTCAACAGGCCAGTTCTGGTACCCAATCGTGGTGCCATGTATGAGCTTCAGCGGGCTGTTGGCAGGAAATGGGTGATGGTTTACGAACCCGAATTAACACCAGATACTCTGGAGCATGCTATAAACTGGGCACTTAAAACTACCCGCTCGAGGGAGGCACCTTTATCCAAGTTTGAATGGGAAAATATAGCGAGGGAGACAGTGAATGCTTACCGCGTGATACTCCAAAAATGA
- the galU gene encoding UTP--glucose-1-phosphate uridylyltransferase GalU, protein MGKAKIQKAIIPAAGLGTRMLPITKSMPKEMLPVGTKPVIHYVVEEAIKAGIDDILIITGKGKRAIEDYFDRNFELEYYLRERGKERELKLVREISEMVDIYYVRQKKPLGLGDAILHAEKHVNGEPFAVLLGDDIIMSERPGIGQLVEVYDRFKAPVLGVETVEWADVEKYGIVDVENIENGLYLVRDLVEKPKKEEAPSNVAIVGRYVLTPEVFDALREVKPDKRGEIQLTDALRILVKGGASMYARIIEGRRYDVGTPEGWLKANMELGRVFGLVG, encoded by the coding sequence GTGGGAAAAGCAAAGATTCAAAAGGCGATAATACCTGCCGCAGGCCTCGGTACGAGAATGCTCCCGATAACCAAGTCAATGCCGAAGGAGATGCTACCAGTGGGCACCAAACCGGTTATTCACTACGTTGTCGAGGAGGCTATTAAGGCAGGCATTGATGACATTCTTATAATAACGGGAAAGGGAAAGAGGGCAATTGAGGACTACTTTGACCGAAACTTTGAGCTGGAGTACTACCTCAGGGAAAGGGGAAAGGAACGGGAGCTCAAGCTCGTTAGGGAGATAAGCGAAATGGTTGACATCTATTATGTCAGGCAGAAGAAGCCCCTCGGCCTTGGAGATGCAATACTCCACGCGGAGAAACACGTAAACGGAGAGCCCTTCGCCGTTCTCCTAGGAGATGACATTATCATGAGTGAGAGACCTGGAATCGGCCAGTTGGTCGAGGTTTATGACAGGTTCAAGGCACCAGTTCTCGGCGTGGAAACCGTTGAATGGGCAGACGTCGAAAAGTATGGCATTGTGGACGTTGAGAACATCGAGAATGGCCTGTACCTAGTTAGGGACCTCGTTGAAAAGCCGAAAAAGGAGGAAGCCCCGAGTAACGTTGCGATTGTTGGTAGGTACGTTCTAACACCAGAGGTCTTCGACGCCCTGCGGGAGGTTAAGCCGGACAAGAGGGGAGAAATACAGCTCACAGATGCCCTCAGGATTCTTGTGAAGGGTGGAGCGAGTATGTACGCTAGGATAATAGAAGGGAGGAGATACGACGTCGGGACACCCGAAGGATGGTTAAAGGCCAACATGGAGCTTGGAAGGGTTTTCGGACTGGTAGGGTGA
- a CDS encoding glycosyltransferase: MRFLFVSEYYPPMHMGGAEISLKLLVEGLAELGHDVTVLTPNYSSPSTSVERMEHLRVIRFKSPRRLLFRERARKASSEAYRGNRPLFYLQLGQYIRFSSAELMRRTMELLRREDFDVVHANNLESILAVSQIETNALKVAHLRDFALLCWNRGLNKGGTLCPGCSAEQVRECMGARLTAPLLSYQIHRRRAVLENFDVLIAISEFVKGQFMRRLGMKSSNINVLYNPVGDRVLSNLSKDEARRLLGLPEDGKVVLFAGTLSEMKGAHLVLRLAERLPEYLFVVVGTGPLRSAFESSRLPNLLYVGYKPIETLRHYYRASDVLVVPSLWHEPFGRVVVEGLANGSFVIGSNRGAIPEVIRWAGGGVVVEPEVESIGRAVESYFDSPVSVERARRRVLKYSEEYSLRFTRLMR; the protein is encoded by the coding sequence ATGAGATTCCTGTTCGTGAGTGAATATTACCCCCCAATGCATATGGGTGGGGCGGAGATAAGCCTTAAACTGCTTGTTGAGGGACTCGCCGAGCTTGGTCATGACGTTACCGTGTTGACGCCCAACTACAGTTCCCCTTCCACCTCGGTTGAGAGAATGGAGCACCTTCGCGTGATAAGGTTCAAATCCCCAAGAAGGCTCCTGTTCAGGGAGAGGGCGAGAAAGGCCTCCTCCGAGGCTTACAGGGGGAACAGGCCCCTCTTTTATCTTCAGCTTGGGCAGTACATCAGGTTCTCGTCCGCGGAGCTCATGAGGAGGACGATGGAGCTCCTTAGGAGAGAGGATTTTGACGTTGTTCACGCCAACAACCTCGAATCAATTCTGGCGGTTTCTCAAATTGAAACCAACGCCCTGAAGGTTGCCCATCTCAGGGATTTTGCCCTCCTCTGCTGGAACAGGGGACTAAACAAGGGGGGAACCCTGTGTCCGGGCTGTTCAGCTGAGCAGGTGCGCGAATGCATGGGTGCAAGGCTAACCGCGCCGCTCCTCTCGTATCAAATTCACCGCAGAAGGGCGGTTCTGGAGAACTTTGACGTCCTTATTGCCATAAGCGAGTTCGTAAAGGGTCAGTTCATGAGGAGGCTGGGGATGAAGTCTTCCAACATTAACGTTCTTTACAACCCAGTTGGGGATAGAGTTCTCTCAAATCTCTCAAAGGACGAGGCAAGAAGGTTACTCGGGCTTCCTGAGGATGGAAAAGTTGTCCTTTTCGCCGGAACACTGAGCGAGATGAAGGGGGCCCACTTGGTACTCCGTCTTGCTGAAAGGCTTCCTGAGTATCTCTTCGTTGTCGTCGGGACTGGTCCCCTAAGGAGTGCCTTTGAAAGTTCCCGTCTGCCTAACCTTCTTTACGTGGGGTATAAACCAATAGAAACCCTGAGGCACTACTACAGGGCTTCCGATGTTCTCGTGGTTCCATCGCTCTGGCATGAGCCCTTTGGCAGGGTGGTGGTTGAGGGACTTGCCAACGGGAGCTTTGTCATAGGGAGCAACAGGGGGGCTATTCCAGAGGTAATCCGCTGGGCGGGTGGAGGTGTGGTTGTTGAGCCCGAGGTCGAGAGCATCGGCAGGGCCGTTGAATCGTATTTTGACTCCCCCGTCTCAGTAGAGCGCGCCAGAAGGCGGGTGTTGAAGTACTCAGAGGAGTATTCCCTGAGATTCACAAGGTTGATGCGCTAA